One region of Arcobacter sp. CECT 8983 genomic DNA includes:
- a CDS encoding MBOAT family protein, producing MLFNSYEFIFAFLPIVFFVYFYLNSKRLVVGAKGFLVFASLFFYSWWNVVYLPIILSSMLFNYVIGNSLNKEYGNKSFSKKSILIFGIVVNLSLLGYFKYADFLIENVNLISGVNIEPLNLLLPLAISFFTFQQIAYLVDSYRKETKEYDFLNYALFVTFFPQLIAGPIVHHKEMMPQFASKWNLVKRYKNIALGLFIFSIGLFKKVVIADTFAIWATNGFDIAPTLNFFEAWATSLSYTFQLYFDFSGYTDMAIGIALLFNIKLPINFNSPYKALDIQDFWRRWHITLSRFLRDYVYIPLGGNRISSFRTYVNLLATFIIGGLWHGAGWTFIFWGFLHGMALVINRLWQTLNIKLPKIIAWFITFNFVNIAWVFFRAREWDDAIKVLSGMVNFSDFELINPIWLVTIIISVFVVLFFNNSMNYINNRFQFSKKIAIFTSFLFFCSFVAIRLLGGQSEFLYFNF from the coding sequence TTGCTATTTAATAGTTATGAGTTCATATTTGCCTTTTTGCCAATAGTATTTTTTGTATATTTTTATTTAAATAGTAAAAGATTAGTAGTAGGAGCAAAAGGTTTTTTAGTATTTGCTAGTTTGTTTTTTTATTCTTGGTGGAATGTAGTATATCTACCAATAATATTAAGTAGTATGTTATTTAACTATGTAATAGGAAATAGCTTAAATAAAGAATATGGAAATAAAAGTTTTTCTAAAAAAAGTATTTTAATCTTTGGAATAGTAGTAAATTTATCTTTGCTAGGATATTTTAAATACGCAGATTTTCTTATAGAGAATGTAAATTTAATAAGTGGTGTAAATATAGAACCATTAAACTTATTATTGCCATTAGCAATATCATTTTTCACATTTCAACAAATAGCATACCTAGTAGATAGCTATAGAAAAGAAACTAAAGAGTATGATTTTTTAAACTATGCACTGTTTGTAACATTTTTTCCTCAATTGATAGCAGGACCAATAGTACATCATAAAGAGATGATGCCACAGTTTGCAAGTAAATGGAATCTGGTAAAAAGATATAAAAATATAGCATTGGGATTGTTTATATTTTCAATAGGACTATTTAAAAAAGTAGTAATAGCAGATACCTTTGCCATATGGGCAACAAATGGATTTGATATAGCACCAACATTGAATTTTTTTGAAGCCTGGGCAACATCTCTTTCTTATACTTTTCAGTTGTACTTTGACTTTAGTGGATATACAGATATGGCAATAGGTATAGCATTACTGTTTAATATAAAACTTCCTATAAACTTTAATTCTCCATATAAAGCATTAGATATACAAGATTTCTGGCGAAGATGGCATATAACATTATCAAGATTCTTAAGAGATTATGTATATATACCATTAGGTGGAAATAGAATATCTTCTTTTAGAACCTACGTAAACTTATTAGCAACATTTATAATAGGAGGACTGTGGCATGGAGCAGGATGGACATTTATATTTTGGGGCTTTCTGCATGGGATGGCATTAGTAATAAATAGATTATGGCAAACCCTAAATATAAAACTTCCTAAAATAATAGCATGGTTTATAACATTTAACTTTGTAAATATAGCATGGGTATTTTTCAGGGCACGTGAGTGGGATGATGCTATTAAGGTTTTATCTGGGATGGTAAATTTTAGTGACTTTGAGTTAATTAATCCAATCTGGTTAGTAACTATTATTATCAGTGTTTTTGTAGTTTTATTTTTTAATAATTCAATGAACTATATAAATAATAGATTTCAATTTTCTAAAAAAATAGCTATTTTTACATCTTTTCTATTTTTTTGCTCTTTTGTCGCTATTAGATTATTAGGAGGTCAAAGTGAATTCTTGTACTTTAACTTCTAA
- a CDS encoding glycosyltransferase, which translates to MKKVVFLINSLASGGAEKVMTVIISKLIKDGFDVELICLESNIFYELPKGAKLTFLNHTANKSGLRKLFELPYLAFKLKNYIDKNNINLIQSHVYRANYVNLLAKLFGSNHIAQIVNVGAISRYFEEGLSGKVNLFLIKNLYKRADLIISKAEGMQNDMQKLFNFRNSKTIINNPYDISLINNLKHESIEEFKFNKEKKYLISIGRFETFKRQDYIIKALSKLDDNVELILIGDGPNKKNLELLAKNLNIYERVHFLGRVKNPYKFIFRSDIFILSSDDGEGFPNVLVESMICGTVVISSDCISGPREILAPNTNIKYQEKEKFEIAEYGILYPKSNILEMVKAIDFLFNDEKLMKTFIEKAQKRSNDFSVNQIVEQYKNVLRISK; encoded by the coding sequence TTGAAAAAAGTAGTTTTTCTTATTAATTCTCTTGCTTCGGGTGGAGCAGAAAAAGTTATGACTGTAATTATTTCAAAATTAATAAAAGATGGTTTTGATGTAGAATTAATATGTTTAGAATCCAATATCTTTTATGAATTACCTAAAGGGGCAAAATTAACATTTTTAAATCATACTGCTAATAAAAGTGGATTAAGAAAGTTATTTGAACTACCATATTTAGCATTTAAATTAAAAAACTATATAGATAAGAATAATATTAATTTAATTCAAAGTCATGTTTATCGTGCAAATTATGTAAATCTTTTAGCAAAATTATTTGGCTCTAATCATATTGCTCAAATAGTTAATGTTGGAGCGATCTCTAGATATTTTGAAGAAGGACTAAGTGGAAAAGTTAACTTATTTTTAATTAAAAATTTATACAAAAGAGCAGATTTGATAATTTCTAAAGCAGAAGGTATGCAAAATGATATGCAAAAGTTATTTAATTTTAGAAATTCAAAAACAATTATAAATAATCCATATGATATTTCATTGATTAATAATTTAAAACATGAATCAATAGAAGAATTTAAATTCAATAAAGAAAAAAAATATTTAATTTCAATAGGAAGATTTGAAACTTTTAAAAGACAAGACTACATAATTAAAGCTTTATCTAAGTTAGATGATAATGTAGAATTAATTTTGATAGGTGATGGACCAAATAAAAAAAATTTAGAATTATTGGCTAAGAATTTAAATATTTATGAACGAGTTCATTTTTTAGGAAGAGTAAAAAATCCTTACAAATTTATATTTAGGTCTGATATATTTATATTAAGTTCAGATGATGGTGAGGGATTTCCTAATGTTTTAGTAGAGTCTATGATTTGTGGTACTGTAGTAATATCTAGTGATTGTATAAGTGGACCTAGAGAGATCTTAGCTCCAAATACTAATATTAAGTATCAAGAAAAAGAAAAATTTGAAATAGCTGAGTATGGAATTTTATATCCCAAAAGTAATATTCTAGAAATGGTTAAAGCTATTGATTTTTTATTTAATGATGAGAAATTAATGAAAACTTTTATTGAGAAAGCACAAAAAAGATCAAATGACTTTTCTGTTAATCAAATAGTTGAACAATATAAAAATGTTTTAAGGATTAGTAAATGA
- the asnB gene encoding asparagine synthase (glutamine-hydrolyzing) gives MCGIVGFLDKEENIDVINDMLEIQSYRGPDDSGTFFDGKSGVHFGHNRLSIQDLTSHGHQPFISDCKNYVIVFNGEVYNFKTIKIELKNLGYKFISNSDTEVMLYSYKQWGIKCIDKFIGMFAFSILDKLQNKLFLVRDRAGVKPLYYYIHENEFIFSSEIKSFHKHPKFKKEQNLEVLPYFFQFGYIPAPYTIFKNCFKLEAGHYLELKIDNLEFKITKYWYVNDFYLKEKINKEEDQIIEDIENILDDAINLRMVSDVPVGVFLSGGYDSSLVASILAKKQGKKINTFTIGFDDEKYNEAKHAKTIAEYLATNHTEYYMKNSDMLNLVEKLPFYYDEPFGDSSALPTMIVSKMARQSVTVALSADGGDEAFCGYSKYFFLNKFQNIFSNSFKREVLKTGLNLINSNSIEYINEKLPKNLKQTNIKDKYNKFKRAINSDSLEEMFENASSYVNKKEIKKFLSISKNEKLFKKWQNIGNIEFLNQMMAIDYKLFMNDDVLTKVDRATMSVSLEGREPLLDHRIIEYMARVPLNIKYKNNQGKYLLRQILYKYLPKNLVDKPKSGFTIPLNDWLRDELRTMVDKYICINKLDDKIFDISEIMKIKEQFYNGKNLGTQIWLILMYQMWKEKWLD, from the coding sequence ATGTGTGGAATAGTAGGGTTTTTAGATAAAGAAGAAAATATTGATGTTATAAATGATATGCTTGAAATTCAATCATATCGTGGACCAGATGATAGTGGAACTTTTTTTGATGGAAAAAGTGGAGTTCATTTCGGACATAATCGACTTTCCATTCAAGATTTGACTTCACATGGACATCAGCCTTTTATAAGTGATTGTAAAAATTATGTGATTGTTTTCAATGGAGAAGTTTATAATTTTAAAACTATTAAAATTGAACTTAAAAATTTAGGATATAAATTTATCTCAAATAGTGATACAGAAGTTATGCTTTATAGTTATAAGCAGTGGGGTATAAAATGTATTGATAAATTTATAGGAATGTTTGCTTTTTCTATTTTAGATAAACTTCAAAATAAGTTATTCTTAGTTCGAGATAGAGCTGGTGTAAAACCACTTTATTACTATATACATGAAAATGAGTTTATTTTTTCATCTGAAATTAAATCATTTCATAAACATCCTAAATTTAAAAAAGAGCAGAACCTAGAAGTGTTACCCTATTTTTTTCAATTTGGATATATACCTGCTCCATATACTATATTTAAAAATTGTTTCAAGCTAGAAGCTGGGCATTATCTAGAATTGAAAATTGATAATTTAGAATTTAAAATCACTAAGTATTGGTATGTAAATGATTTTTATTTAAAAGAAAAAATCAATAAAGAAGAAGATCAAATAATAGAAGATATAGAAAATATTCTTGATGATGCTATTAATCTTAGAATGGTATCAGATGTACCTGTAGGAGTGTTTTTAAGTGGTGGTTATGATAGTTCTTTAGTGGCTTCAATACTTGCAAAAAAACAAGGTAAAAAGATAAATACTTTTACTATAGGTTTTGATGATGAAAAATATAATGAAGCAAAACATGCTAAAACTATAGCTGAGTATCTTGCTACAAATCACACTGAATATTATATGAAAAATAGTGATATGTTAAATTTGGTAGAAAAACTGCCATTTTATTATGATGAACCATTTGGTGATAGTTCGGCACTACCTACTATGATAGTATCAAAAATGGCAAGACAAAGTGTAACAGTTGCATTAAGTGCTGATGGAGGAGATGAAGCTTTTTGTGGATATAGTAAATACTTTTTTTTAAATAAGTTTCAAAATATATTTTCAAATAGCTTTAAAAGAGAAGTTTTAAAAACTGGTTTAAATTTAATTAATTCAAATAGTATTGAATATATAAATGAAAAACTGCCTAAAAATCTAAAACAAACAAATATTAAAGATAAATATAATAAATTTAAAAGAGCTATAAATAGTGATAGTTTGGAAGAGATGTTTGAAAATGCAAGTAGTTATGTAAATAAGAAAGAAATAAAGAAGTTTTTATCTATAAGTAAAAATGAGAAATTATTTAAAAAATGGCAAAATATAGGAAATATTGAGTTTTTAAATCAGATGATGGCTATTGATTATAAACTTTTTATGAATGATGATGTTCTTACTAAAGTTGACCGTGCTACTATGAGTGTAAGTTTAGAAGGAAGAGAACCCTTACTTGACCATAGAATTATAGAGTATATGGCAAGAGTTCCTTTAAATATAAAATATAAAAATAATCAAGGTAAATATCTACTTAGGCAAATTCTTTATAAGTATCTTCCAAAGAATTTGGTGGATAAACCAAAGTCTGGATTTACTATACCTTTAAATGATTGGCTAAGAGATGAACTTAGAACAATGGTTGATAAGTATATATGTATAAATAAATTAGATGATAAAATATTTGATATATCTGAAATCATGAAGATTAAAGAGCAATTTTATAATGGAAAAAATTTAGGTACTCAAATATGGCTCATTTTGATGTATCAAATGTGGAAGGAAAAATGGCTTGATTAA
- a CDS encoding glycosyltransferase family 4 protein has translation MIKKKIAISVNNSWYAWNMRANLAFYFQKQGYDITFICPYDKYSENIKEYFEYIDIDINTKGTNPIEDFKSIYKYYKIYKKLKPDIILQYTIKPNIYGTIAANILKIPTINNIAGLGTLFINQNIVTKVAKWLYKFSQKKATKIFFQNYDDFKMFVNEKLVQKEKCDVLPGSGVDLDKFQPVEKKHDGKFRFLLISRMLWAKGIKEFIEAARIIQQKYSNVEFQLLGHLDMKSPTSISKEQMNIWVNEGYVNYLGSSDDVRIEIAKADCIVLPSFYREGTPRILLEAASMGMPIITTNNVGCRDVVDDGINGFLCEVKDAKDLAAKMEIMLNLTDEQRNIMGKAGRKKIVNEFDENIVINKYLESIEGILK, from the coding sequence TTGATTAAGAAAAAAATAGCAATATCAGTAAATAACTCTTGGTATGCCTGGAATATGAGAGCAAATCTTGCTTTTTATTTTCAAAAACAAGGTTATGATATTACATTTATTTGTCCATATGATAAATATAGTGAAAATATAAAAGAATATTTTGAATATATAGATATAGATATAAATACAAAGGGTACAAATCCTATTGAGGATTTTAAATCTATATATAAATACTATAAAATATATAAAAAATTAAAGCCTGATATTATCTTGCAATATACTATTAAGCCAAATATATATGGAACAATAGCTGCAAATATTTTAAAAATACCAACAATAAATAATATTGCGGGACTTGGTACACTCTTTATTAATCAAAATATAGTGACAAAAGTAGCAAAATGGCTTTATAAATTTTCACAAAAAAAAGCTACAAAAATATTTTTTCAAAATTATGATGATTTTAAAATGTTTGTAAATGAAAAACTAGTGCAAAAAGAAAAATGTGATGTTTTACCAGGAAGTGGTGTAGATCTAGATAAGTTTCAACCAGTAGAAAAAAAGCATGATGGAAAATTTAGATTTTTACTTATATCTAGGATGCTTTGGGCAAAAGGTATAAAAGAGTTTATAGAAGCTGCAAGAATAATTCAACAAAAATATTCAAATGTGGAGTTTCAACTTTTAGGTCATCTTGATATGAAAAGTCCAACATCAATATCAAAAGAACAAATGAATATATGGGTAAATGAAGGATATGTAAATTATTTAGGTAGTAGTGATGATGTGAGAATAGAAATAGCTAAAGCAGATTGTATTGTATTACCATCATTTTATAGAGAAGGCACACCTAGAATACTTTTAGAAGCTGCAAGTATGGGAATGCCTATTATTACAACTAATAATGTAGGATGTAGAGATGTAGTAGATGATGGAATTAATGGTTTTTTATGTGAAGTTAAAGATGCTAAAGATTTAGCTGCTAAAATGGAAATAATGTTAAATTTAACAGATGAACAAAGAAATATTATGGGAAAAGCAGGAAGAAAAAAGATAGTAAATGAATTTGATGAAAATATAGTAATAAATAAATACTTAGAATCTATCGAAGGCATATTGAAGTGA
- a CDS encoding NAD-dependent epimerase/dehydratase family protein codes for MNKLIITGSSGFIGSYFINNYKKKYDIKTFSFRNSDINSLDYNNIDVVVHLSALVHQMGGASCEEYEKINVTQTFELANKAKQFGVKHFIFMSTVKVYGEEADGSYTENTICQPEDQYGKSKLKAEIELKKLENKNFKISIIRTPIVYGYGVKANIKSLVNLVNKISLLPFAKIENKRSMVYIGNLCHLVDEVIKQQKSGIFLASDDKPLSTTKLIELIAKSLDKKLYLIKVPFFENLLKSLKPSFHKRLYGSLEVDNSITKEKLNLKNPYTVDEGIALMIKGEEV; via the coding sequence GTGAATAAGTTAATAATAACAGGCTCATCAGGTTTTATTGGAAGCTACTTTATAAATAATTATAAAAAAAAGTATGATATAAAAACTTTTAGTTTTAGAAATAGTGATATTAATTCTTTGGATTATAATAATATAGATGTAGTTGTACATCTATCTGCTTTAGTTCACCAGATGGGTGGAGCTAGTTGTGAAGAATATGAAAAAATAAATGTTACACAAACATTTGAACTTGCAAATAAGGCAAAACAGTTTGGTGTAAAACATTTTATTTTTATGAGTACTGTAAAAGTATATGGTGAGGAGGCAGATGGTTCTTATACTGAAAACACTATTTGTCAACCAGAAGATCAATATGGAAAAAGTAAATTAAAAGCAGAAATAGAGTTAAAAAAACTAGAAAACAAGAACTTTAAAATAAGTATTATAAGAACTCCGATAGTTTATGGGTATGGCGTTAAAGCAAATATAAAATCACTTGTAAATTTAGTAAACAAAATTTCATTATTGCCTTTTGCAAAAATAGAAAATAAAAGAAGTATGGTATATATAGGAAATCTATGTCATTTAGTTGATGAGGTAATAAAACAACAAAAATCTGGAATTTTTCTAGCAAGTGATGATAAACCTCTTAGTACAACAAAACTTATTGAGTTAATAGCTAAAAGTTTAGATAAAAAACTTTATCTAATAAAAGTTCCTTTTTTTGAGAATTTATTAAAATCACTTAAACCATCATTTCATAAAAGACTTTATGGAAGTTTAGAGGTTGATAATAGTATTACAAAAGAAAAGCTTAATTTAAAAAATCCATATACTGTAGATGAAGGTATAGCGCTTATGATAAAAGGAGAAGAAGTTTGA
- a CDS encoding glycosyltransferase family 4 protein, with amino-acid sequence MIYIILLLISFFLTYFIKNYAIKKSLVAQVNERSSHTIPTPHGGGIAIAITWFIGLFYLYFTSQIETNLFYALLVGFIISVVSFLDDLYELSPKLRLIVQALVAILGLYFLDGFGSLTFGLFDISNSIITNIFAFLLIIWFINLTNFIDGINGYVGSEFVFLSMAGFLIFSDNVFIVLGISVLGFLFWNFNKAKIFMGDVGSTLLGYNIAIFTLYYSNFEPTNFWLWIVLFSLFWFDATITLIRRKLNGERLSQAHKKHAYQRLTQAGWSHYKVTNYSICVNLILFVLVYYISNIFISFLLSLILLYSIMKFIDSKKAFK; translated from the coding sequence TTGATTTATATAATTTTATTATTAATATCTTTTTTTCTTACATATTTTATAAAAAATTATGCGATAAAAAAATCATTAGTTGCTCAAGTAAATGAAAGAAGTTCTCATACTATACCTACTCCTCATGGTGGGGGTATAGCTATAGCTATTACATGGTTTATTGGCTTATTTTATTTATACTTTACTTCTCAAATAGAAACAAATCTTTTTTATGCTCTGTTAGTAGGATTTATCATAAGTGTTGTTAGCTTTCTTGATGATTTATATGAGTTAAGCCCTAAGTTAAGACTCATAGTTCAAGCTTTGGTTGCTATTTTAGGTCTTTATTTTTTAGATGGTTTTGGAAGTTTGACTTTTGGACTATTTGATATTTCAAATTCTATTATTACAAATATTTTTGCATTCTTGCTTATAATTTGGTTTATAAATCTAACAAATTTTATTGATGGTATAAATGGATATGTAGGTAGCGAGTTTGTATTTTTAAGTATGGCAGGTTTTTTAATTTTTTCTGATAATGTATTTATTGTTTTAGGAATATCTGTTTTAGGATTTTTATTTTGGAATTTTAATAAGGCTAAAATTTTTATGGGAGATGTGGGAAGTACTCTTTTAGGATATAATATAGCAATTTTTACTCTATATTATTCAAACTTTGAACCTACAAATTTTTGGTTATGGATTGTATTGTTTTCTCTTTTTTGGTTTGATGCAACAATTACTTTAATAAGAAGAAAATTAAATGGTGAAAGATTAAGTCAAGCCCATAAAAAACATGCATATCAAAGACTTACTCAAGCTGGCTGGAGCCATTATAAAGTTACAAACTATTCTATATGTGTTAATTTAATACTTTTTGTTTTAGTATATTACATTTCTAATATTTTCATATCTTTTTTATTATCTTTAATATTATTATATAGTATAATGAAATTTATTGATTCAAAAAAGGCCTTTAAATAA